A genomic region of Zalophus californianus isolate mZalCal1 chromosome 11, mZalCal1.pri.v2, whole genome shotgun sequence contains the following coding sequences:
- the LOC113915114 gene encoding transmembrane O-methyltransferase has protein sequence MSPAIALAFLPLVVTLLVRYRHYFRLLVRMVLLRSLRDCLSGLRTEERAFSYVLTHALPGDPSHILTTLDHWSSHCEYLGHMGPVKGQILMRLVEEKAPACVLELGTHCGYSTLLIARALPPGGRLLTVEWDPRMAAVAEKLIRLAGFDERTVELIVSSSEEVIPRLQTQYQLSWADMVLLAHRPRCYLRDLQLLEAHALLPAGATVLADHVLFPGAPRFLQYAKNCGRYRCRLHHTGLPDFPAIKDGIAQLTYAGPG, from the exons ATGTCCCCCGCCATTGCACTGGCCTTCCTGCCCCTGGTGGTGACACTGCTGGTGCGATACCGGCACTACTTCCGACTGCTGGTGCGTATGGTCTTGCTGCGGAGCCTCCGAGACTGCCTTTCAGGGCTGCGGACTGAGGAGCGGGCCTTCAGCTATGTGCTCACCCATGCCCTGCCTGGGGACCCCAGTCACATCCTCACCACCCTGGACCACTGGAGCAGCCACTGCGAGTACCTGGGCCACATGGGGCCTGTCAAAG GTCAGATCCTGATGCGGCTGGTGGAGGAGAAGGCCCCTGCTTGCGTGCTAGAGCTGGGCACCCACTGCGGGTACTCCACATTGCTTATTGCCCGTGCCCTGCCCCCCGGGGGCCGCCTTCTCACCGTGGAGTGGGACCCACGCATGGCAGCAGTAGCTGAAAAACTCATCCGCCTGGCTGGCTTCGACGAGCGCACG GTGGAGCTCATCGTGAGTAGCTCAGAGGAGGTGATCCCACGCCTACAAACCCAGTACCAGCTGAGTTGGGCAGACATGGTGCTCCTGGCACACCGGCCCCGATGTTACCTGCGAGACCTGCAGCTGCTGGAGGCCCATGCCCTGCTGCCAGCTGGTGCCACTGTGTTGGCTGACCACGTGCTCTTCCCTGGTGCACCTCGCTTCCTGCAGTATGCCAAGAACTGTGGCCGCTACCGCTGCCGCCTCCACCACACTGGCCTCCCAGACTTCCCTGCCATCAAGGACGGCATAGCCCAGCTCACCTATGCAGGGCCTGGCTGA
- the LAMTOR1 gene encoding ragulator complex protein LAMTOR1, with the protein MGCCYSSENEDSDQDREERKLLLDPSSPPTKALNGAEPNYHSLPPTRTDEQALLSSILAKTASNIIDVSAADSQGMEQHEYMDRARQYSTRLAVLSSSLTHWKKLPPLPSLTSQPHQVLASEPIPFSDLQQVSRIAAYAYSALSQIRVDAKEELVVQFGIP; encoded by the exons ATGGGGTGCTGCTACAGCAGCGAGAACGAGGACTCGGACCAG GACCGAGAGGAACGGAAGCTGCTGCTGGACCCTAGCAGCCCCCCTACCAAAGCCCTCAATGGAGCTGAGCCCAACTACCACAGCCTGCCTCCCACTCGCACAGATGAGCAGGCCCTGCTCTCCTCCATCCTTGCTAAGACAGCCAG CAACATCATTGATGTGTCTGCCGCGGACTCCCAGGGCATGGAGCAGCATGAGTACATGGACCGGGCAAGGCAGTACAG CACCCGCTTGGCTGTGCTGAGCAGCAGCCTGACCCACTGGAAGAAGCTGCCGCCGCTGCCATCTCTCACCAGCCAGCCCCACCAAGTGCTGGCCAGCGAGCCCATCCCCTTCTCCGACCTGCAGCAG GTCTCCAGGATAGCTGCTTATGCCTACAGTGCACTTTCTCAGATCCGAGTGGACGCAAAAGAGGAGCTGGTTGTACAGTTTGGGATCCCATGA